From Candidatus Cloacimonadaceae bacterium:
ATTTCTCAGCCTTAGAAGCTCCTCCTTCTCTTTTGGTGTCAAATGAATCCGAATCATATGTACCTCCTTGATACGAAGCCACTTTACCAACAGAGATAGTATTGTCAAGTTATATTATAGATATTTATGCGGTTTTGCTTAACATTGTTTTTTTGTCAAGAAGCAATCAGTCAAGACCTAAAAATTCCGGTTCTTTCCCCTTAGCATTACGGAGTCAATACGGACTTAGTCCGTAATGAGTCCGTATTGATTCCGTAATGCAAAGGGGGAAGGATGTAGCTGCGGGAATGGGGAGCGGGACGCAAATTATGCGTAATTTATTGCTATGTTATGTGATTGGACATTTTAGCGTTTGAAGAGGGGTCAAGCCCAAGCTGATGGGCAATGTGCGAGAGTTTTGCGGATCGACCAGGAATGCCGGGTTTGATGAAGGCTTATTTTCCCGCTGCGTCTTCTTCGTCCATGAGATGGAAAGCGAGTCCGCAGGATATCTGTTGTACCATGGCTGCTCTTGAAGTTCAAATTGCCGCTCTGGATGGGTTTCCAGTGCGGTTTTTAAGCAACTGAGCCGGTATATTTATCTACAAAAATAATCAGATCCAGGTAGTGTTGTTGTAGCGGCGTTTGGGATTGGTGTGGCGGCTGATATGTTTGCCGCTTGGCGGGGCAGTCTTGCCGTCGGAAAAGACTTCTTTCCCTCTGAGCCAGACGGAATCTATCGAGCCGGTGAGCTCGTGTTTGCTGCCGTCCGGAGCCTTGAAAGTAGTGTTGACCTCGGGATCATAGATCATAAAATCGGCATCGGAGCCCACTTCGATCGCGCCCTTGACGGGATAAAGTCCGAGGCGTTTGGCGGCGTTTTCACTGGTCATTTTGATGCAGGTGGCAAGAGGGACTTTGCGGTTTTTCCAAAGCTCGGAGAGCACCCATAGATAGGAATGTCGCATCAGGCTGTGATGCGTTCCCAGAAAAGCTTCCGTGGTTTCGGGAGCAGCGGCTGCCGCGGACACGCTGTTTGATAGCATATAGATCTTGTTTGTGCGGAAGAGCTCAAAGAGCAGCTCCTGGTGTTCTTCGAGATCCGCGCTGAGACCGCTGCCGGGATCGATGCCGCCAAAGACTTTCATCAGGTCGCCGATGCACATGGCAAAAGAGATATCCGAGCGTTTGGAGATGGTGTTGATAAATTCGATGCTTGGATAGGACGCCACGCGAGGAATGTGGATGGGGTTTTCCTGCATACGGCGGAGGATCTTTTTGACTCCGTCCAGTTGCGAAGCAAAATCAAAGCTGCCGTGGTTTTCATAGTCAAAACCCTGAAAGGCAAAGGCGGTGTCGCTTTCGTAGATATCCATAAAGAGATCCATGATCTCCGTAAAGCTGATATCCGGGATGGCGGGATTGGGTGACGGAGTGAGCAGCGCGATGCCGACCACGCCTTTTGCCCAAAGCTCCTGAGCGGTCTCCGCGTGATATGGATAATCGCCGATATCGACGTTTCCCCAAAGCGCCATATCCACATGGGAAGTGCCATTGAGCCGCTGGATGGTGCGCTCCAGATCGTGGAAGTCAAATATGGGAGCGGGACTGAAATAGCTGAGTTCGCAAAGCGTCGTCCAGCCTCCGGCGAGGGCTGATTTGCTCACTTTGGCGATGCTTTTAGCCGGCTCACCGTCGTGGATGATATGGCTGTGAGCGTCGATCCCGCCTGGGAGGAGTATCTTTCCCTTCAGATCGATGATTTCGGGGGATTCCTCGGTGGCAATATCGTCTGCGGAAATCTTGACGATGGTCTCGTCAAAGAGCAGATTCACCCTTTTCAGAGCTGCTGAGGCAGTGGGAAGCGAAGCGTTGATAAATAATTTCATTCTACCCCGTCAATATGCCATGATGTTGATGCCGGCATCCACATAGAGCGTCTCGCCGGTGACGCCCGAAGAAAGATCGGAGAGCAGGTAAAGGGCGGATTTTGCCACTTCCTCCTGCGTGATATTTCGCGAAAGCGGAGAGATTTTTTCGACCCGTTTTTGCATCTGGCTGATCCCGCTGATGGCTGCTGAAGAGAGCGTTCGCAGCGGACCGGCAGAGATGGCGTTGACGCGCACTCCCTTTCCGCCCAAGCTGTAGGCAAGATAGCGGACGCTGGCTTCCAACGCGGCTTTTGCCACTCCCATCACCCCATAGTTTGGCACCACTTTCTGGGAGCCGTAATAACTGAGCGTGATCGCAGAAGAGCCTTCATGCAAAAGGGGTTCGGCTTCGCGCATCAGCGCCACAAGAGAATAGACGCTGATGTCCATCGCGGTGCTGAATCCATAACGTGAGGTGAGATGGAAAGCTTTGTTGAGCTCTGCCGTGGGGGCATAAGCGATGGAATGAACGATGAAATCGATGTTGTCCCACACGCTGCGCACCTGGGCAATCAGCTTTTGGATGTCATAATCTTTGGAGACGTCACATTCAAGGCAGAGCTTGGCATTCAGCTCTTCGGCGATGGGCACGACGCGCTTTGCCAATACCGGACCGGCATAACCGAGGATCAATTCGCAGCCCCTTTCAGCAAGGGCTTTGGCGATGCCGTAGGCGATGGAATGGCTGTTCGCGATACCCAGGATCAGGGCTTTCTTTCCTTTCAGGTTCATTGCTTGTCTCCTTTTTCGATCAATTTCAGATCGGCTTCGACGATCATTAGCATCGCGGGATCGCCAAACGCAGTGAATATGCGCCGCGCTTTCATCAAGAGAGAAATCGCATCAGCGGAACGATTTTGCGCGAAAGCTATCTTTGCCGCCAACCAATGCGCATAGCCCAGGGACTGAAAATCTTCATAAAGATAATCCAGCTCGAGGCTCTTGGCGATGTGTTTGCCGGCGGTGGCAAAAGCTTTTATCGAGTAATGATAATATGCCAGCGCGTAATGAGCACGTGCGGTGTCGTGCGCGAGGATGGGGTTGCTCTTTGCCAGCCGGCGTCCGGTTTTCTTTGCAAGTTTAGCCAGCTCTCGGGCGTCATTGGGGTTGGCTTTGCGCAGCCGTGCATCTGCCTGTAAGCGGTAGCTGAGCGTCTGCAAACGCGCTGATGGGGCTAAAGCTTTGTCGTCCTTTGCCAAAGCCGCGATTCCGGCATAGTCTGCCTGTTTCATCAAAACGTGCAAATCAAGCAAAGTAAAGATGTAGCGCTGTTTCGGATCGATCTTTTCGATGATCCAGATCATGCTTTGACGGATGGAATCATATTCGGCAATGTTGCCCGCGTCAAAATTGATCCTGGCAATGCCGGAAAGAGCGAACATTTCACCTTCGATACCGGCAAAACCGCGAAAATGATTGAGCGCCAGTCGGTAATTGCTCAGCGCGATCTCCTTCCTGCCGGAAAGCTCCTGTTGATTGGCAATGAGCCAGATATTATCGGCATTGCTTTTTGCCTGTGGCTGAGGGGGCTTGCGTAAGCTGGAACAAGCCGCAAGGGCAAAGATGATCAGGATGCAGCAAACAAGCTTAATTCTCATCCGGCATCTCGCTGATTCTGCCTGCGGGAGAAGCCGGCAACGGTGAAGAAGGAGTGATCCCGGATCGCAGCAGGGGGTTGTTGTTCAGCGCTTCCAGGGTCTTTTTGGCGTTATTTAATGTTTCATTGAGGTTATAGAGCAGGGCGTTCATTTCCGGAGTAGAGCTTTGTATGTGTTGCAAGATGCCCAAGGTGGCGTCCAGATTGCGGCTCAGATTGGTGATCGTGCTGCCGAGCGGGGTGAAAAGCTTGTCTCCGCTGGGATCGAGCATCCGGATGAGCAGGCTGTCCGGTTTTTCATAGTTCGGCAGCATCCGGTTGACGGTGATCAGCATCTCATCGACGCGAACCATCTGCTGATCAACGGAAGCGCTGATATCGGCAAGGTTATTTAGCAAACGGAAGACGGTGCCGGCTTCGGGATTTTTGTCCCGGTTCAGATTCGCGGCAAAGAGGTTCATTTGATTCATGATCGTTTCCAAGTGCGTCATCAGGGCTTCGGTTTTTTCGCTGGCATCGGCGATGTTGTTGATCGTTCGCATCAACGCGCCTTTGTCCGCGTTGCCGTCTTTGTTCAGCTCGGAGCTGAGTTGGGCGACGTTTTCAAGGATTTCCGTGATCGTGTCTCCCCTGGTGGGAGCGATGCGTCTGAGCATGGCTTTCCCTTCGGCAAAATCAGTGGACAGGATGATGCTCTCAGCCGGTAGAGGCTCGTTGGAAAGCGCGTTTGAGATATATTCGAGGGAGGTTTTGTTCGTGATCGGATTGGTGGACCTCAGGATCACGGAATCCTTCACCATCAACTTGTGGTATTTTTTCAAGACGCTCAGTTCCAGGCGGATGGTGCCATTGTCCGTCAAATAGTATGATTTAAGACGTCCAATCTCAAATCCTTTGAAGAGCAGGGGTGTTTGCGTAGAGATACCGGTGGCGTTTTCGAGAGTCGAATAATAGATATATTTCCTCTCAAACAGATTTTGCCGCAAGGCGATAAACACCGCGGCGGTGATCAACAGAACAAGTGGAAGTGCGACGAACACATACACTATCTGTTTGGTGTGTTTAATCTTATACTTCATCTATCAGTTTTCTCCAAACTGAGGGGATGATTTTATAGAGTTCAAAATTTGTCAAGCTTTTGCTGTGGGGTCGGGAGAAATGGCTTTACAGAAATCGCTCAGATCGATCACTTCTTTGGCAAAACCGCTGGTAAAATCGTCGTCCGCGCTGGCGATCAGCATCACCATATTTTCCTTCATTTGCGTCAACCCTCGCAGCATCGTGGCGCGCTCGCTCTTGTTTAGCAAATAATAGGGATCGTCGATCATCAGGATCTGCGGCTTTAACAGTATGGTGCGCACGTAGCTGAGCATCTTCAGCGGTGCCGGACGATGCAGCGAAGGGCGCGAACCCAGATCCAGTTTCAGCGAAAAAAGCTCCATCAGGCTCTTCACTTCCCGGTCAAAAACGCTGCTATCCTGATTCGGATTGAACCACCGGTAGGGGAGCAAGAGATTTTCCCGCAGGCTGAGATTGGAAAGCATGATCCCCTCGTTGAATACATGGCCAAAGACCTGAGGGATGGCGCGTCCGGCAAAGTAATCGTCAAAAGCGATCCCGCCGATCCGCAGCGCTCCATCCAATATCGGTTCCAAGCCCACTAACACGCTCAAAATCAAACGTGAAAGATCCTCGCAGGGATCGAAGAGCACCGTGGTTTTCTTCAACTCAAACTTCAGCGAGAAGTCTCTCATCCCGCTTTCGGTGGAAACATGATCAAATTCTATCTGCATCGCTTATCCAAACTGCCAGAACAGCCAGGTGATGATGATGTCCGACACCACGATCAGAAAGATGGAATTGACCACCGTGCGGATCGTTCTTTGCGGCACCTCGGTGGAGGCGTGATGAACGCTGAGCCCCTGATAGCAAGCCGTGATGGAGATGATGAGCCCAAAAACAAAGGGCTTGAGCAGGCTGATGAAGATATTGGAAAACTTCAACACCCCAAGAAACTCTCCCATAAAAAACCCAAAATTGATCGGATTGAAGAGCCGGGTGAAAAGCCAGCCCCCAAGCACCGCGATGATGTTGAAATAGATGGTCAGCACGACCATTGCCGCCACCACGCCGATGATGCGCGAAACCACAAGATAGGAGATCGGCGAGATGGAAAATGACCTCAAAAGCGCGATTTCACGCCGCACGACCATGTTTCCCAATTCCGTCGAGATCGCCGTTCCGCTTCTGGCGATCACCACCAAGGCAGTGAAGATTCCGCTGAGCTCGTTGATCACCACCGTCACCAGGATGTTGTGCACCCAAATGCCCTGACCGAAGGTGCTGAGCAGGTTATAGCCCTGCAGGATGATCAACCCGCCGATCGCCAGAGCCGTGAATCCGATCAGAGGAAGCGCTTCGTATCCGGTGAACAGAATCTGCCGGAGAATCACGTTTCGGTTCACATGTTGGTTGCCGCGGATGCGCAAGCTCTGGAGGATGATTTCAATCAGGAAAGAAAAAAAGTCCAAAACGGACTTCTTTTCTGTAGATGAGCTCATAACTAATGATATTGGGTTATCTTAAAATCAAAGTCTTCTTGGTCGAAGTATATCTGCTCGAATAGTTGACCACTACGTAGTATTTTCCCGCGGGTGTGTAATTGCCGTTGTCACCGGAACGATCCCAATATAAGACAGTGCTTTCTCCGCCGGGACCCCAATAAAGAGTTTTGATGACTACGCCGGTATCGGTTTCGATGTTCACGCCGATATTGGTATTATGAGTCATGCGCACGTCGATTGTCGTAAACTTATCCATCGGATTGGGATTGATCTCGATAACAGCTTGGATCGAGGTCAACTGCGCGGACAAAATCCCCGCGACAAGTAGCAGAACGCCGATTATGAGTAAGCCAATTTTCGTTTTTTTCATTTTAATACTCCTCAAAAAGTAGTGTAATATACTAAAGCAAGATTCATTCCGAATTACCGGAAGAAGATTGCTCCGCCAGAGCGATGGCGCCCAAAACCCCGGCACGGTTGCCATGTGCCGCCTTTCCCAATGCGCAGTTGTGGATATTAAGCTGCGGCAG
This genomic window contains:
- a CDS encoding amidohydrolase family protein; translated protein: MKLFINASLPTASAALKRVNLLFDETIVKISADDIATEESPEIIDLKGKILLPGGIDAHSHIIHDGEPAKSIAKVSKSALAGGWTTLCELSYFSPAPIFDFHDLERTIQRLNGTSHVDMALWGNVDIGDYPYHAETAQELWAKGVVGIALLTPSPNPAIPDISFTEIMDLFMDIYESDTAFAFQGFDYENHGSFDFASQLDGVKKILRRMQENPIHIPRVASYPSIEFINTISKRSDISFAMCIGDLMKVFGGIDPGSGLSADLEEHQELLFELFRTNKIYMLSNSVSAAAAAPETTEAFLGTHHSLMRHSYLWVLSELWKNRKVPLATCIKMTSENAAKRLGLYPVKGAIEVGSDADFMIYDPEVNTTFKAPDGSKHELTGSIDSVWLRGKEVFSDGKTAPPSGKHISRHTNPKRRYNNTTWI
- a CDS encoding MlaD family protein; translated protein: MKYKIKHTKQIVYVFVALPLVLLITAAVFIALRQNLFERKYIYYSTLENATGISTQTPLLFKGFEIGRLKSYYLTDNGTIRLELSVLKKYHKLMVKDSVILRSTNPITNKTSLEYISNALSNEPLPAESIILSTDFAEGKAMLRRIAPTRGDTITEILENVAQLSSELNKDGNADKGALMRTINNIADASEKTEALMTHLETIMNQMNLFAANLNRDKNPEAGTVFRLLNNLADISASVDQQMVRVDEMLITVNRMLPNYEKPDSLLIRMLDPSGDKLFTPLGSTITNLSRNLDATLGILQHIQSSTPEMNALLYNLNETLNNAKKTLEALNNNPLLRSGITPSSPLPASPAGRISEMPDEN
- a CDS encoding ABC transporter permease, whose protein sequence is MSSSTEKKSVLDFFSFLIEIILQSLRIRGNQHVNRNVILRQILFTGYEALPLIGFTALAIGGLIILQGYNLLSTFGQGIWVHNILVTVVINELSGIFTALVVIARSGTAISTELGNMVVRREIALLRSFSISPISYLVVSRIIGVVAAMVVLTIYFNIIAVLGGWLFTRLFNPINFGFFMGEFLGVLKFSNIFISLLKPFVFGLIISITACYQGLSVHHASTEVPQRTIRTVVNSIFLIVVSDIIITWLFWQFG
- a CDS encoding enoyl-ACP reductase, whose amino-acid sequence is MNLKGKKALILGIANSHSIAYGIAKALAERGCELILGYAGPVLAKRVVPIAEELNAKLCLECDVSKDYDIQKLIAQVRSVWDNIDFIVHSIAYAPTAELNKAFHLTSRYGFSTAMDISVYSLVALMREAEPLLHEGSSAITLSYYGSQKVVPNYGVMGVAKAALEASVRYLAYSLGGKGVRVNAISAGPLRTLSSAAISGISQMQKRVEKISPLSRNITQEEVAKSALYLLSDLSSGVTGETLYVDAGINIMAY